The genomic segment AAGTTGAGCGAGCAGGAAATGGTGCAGGGAAGTCTGTAAAACAAACCATATTGTTAACCTAGGTTGCAAAGTGCAATAATGTCAAAGATGCTAGATAACAACTTCCATTTTCTCACCAAGGCTGGATAACAAATCTCTTTCAAGGAAAATGATGGACAAAAtagatttcaaataaatttccTGAGGCATGCtctaatgtcaaaaatagaTCCTTCAGAAGTTTAAAAATGTCATTCAGTAAGCACTTGAACTcggcaagaagaagaaggaaaaaatgacGCTGCAGAAAAGCTCTCTAACTCGGCCAAAACTCTAccagaaaaatgaagaaatacaccaaaaataaagaaagacacAAAATTCTAACATGCATCATGCATGATAATCAAGAGTCAGCCAAAATGATTCACATGTTCCAGTTTCATTCAACATCCCAAGTTAATGGCAAGTCGATCACATATAGATGAATTTCTAACAATCCTATTGCAGCCGAGACAGACAATTCTTCACCTATCTAGATGACTGATCAATATTTATCTGATTATATAGGTCTGGATTCTTAGTCTGCACTGACAAGAGTTCCACAACAATTGACTatcattaaaatattgaaaacttGAAAGTCAGCATGGGTGGAAAGTGTATCTGCAATGCTAGGCAGTGAAGATTTTCACTGAGGCATATCCTACATTTGCAGAGTGATATACAATGTTTTCGTTTTCTTGTTGTTGGCAGGTCCAATGTCGAGTAGACATAGTAATTTGCGACACAAACAGGGTGAAAGGCTCTATGTTCCATAACATACCAGTACAAAtattctgcaaaaaaaaaaaaaatcaatagaacaTACAGTTTGCATAGATATCATTCACTTTCTTGAAGTCTTTCAAGTCAGCCAACCTgcagaaaacacaaaaatacgTAACAGAAAAAAGCTGATTCTCTTtctaatcatcaataaaaaaaaaatcgatattGCAAGGCAAAAAGTGAATCCTACATTATCGTTGTCTTTACTACTAAGGAATGGTCGCTACCACTAGCTTTCAGTATCTCCCCCATATTCTTAAGTACCTGTAAAGTTCTTGAAGTCAAATCTGTCAGTTATCAATCCATTTAGCAGCTTTGAAACTGAGAAGTTATCCATCGCAGATTTGCAATCAAACTAAGGgcaatcaataaaaaaggacCAAGGgcaatcaataaaaaaggacCAAGCTAATTCGATATAAAACCAAGGGAGGCACTACACCAGTGGAAAAGCCTATTCGCTACAGTTTCAGCACATCCTCAGATAAAGCAGGTTGGTCATAAAAGGTAGAATACGCAaaactaagaaattaaatttacagAGCCATCAGAGCTGGCCTCTTGAGCAGAACACCACctcaagaaagaaaacaaatctacaACATGAGTTGCTAATTCAAAGGTTGCATATTTACCTGTTCTGTCTGATCCTCAACATCCTGTGAGACAAACTTCCCAGTCTGCATTAATGTATCAAGAAAATATCATAAGTATCCAGGAAAGGGattctgaaaaacaaaattgtataTGCAGTAGCGTGATTTTGTCTCAACATGCACGTAACAGTAGAATAATCAAGGGCCCCGATAAAAGCCCATTTGATGCTCCAAAATTACAAGTTACAAAAAccaaaagaacagaaaaatttgaaatggttattcaaaatgaaaatggaGAATTAAACCATACCTCTGGAATGAGACCTAAGACACCAGAAACAAATACAAGGTTATTGGATTTAATTGCTTGAGAATATGGTCCCAATGCTGCCGGAGCCTTGTCTGTTTTAACAGCCTCCTTTTGAGCTACACTCAAAACAGCCATTGACCATTGTCAGCCATCAAATACTCAAAATCGAATCACCATATAAATCAACCTACTTTCAAACAAAACAATCATACATTTGAACAAACAAACCTCACAAAATccttaataaatttctaaaccCAACAATTGAGAAAGTTGAGACTTTTCAACTCGACACATCCATCAAGCCAATACTATCAAACTCAATATTACAAGAGTCACGTACTTTTCCACTCTATTGATCAGTTACACACATGTTAACCAAAACCCACAAATCAATTCCCataaaatatccaaaatttTCTACTCTATTCATTACTATCACACATTAACCAAAACCCAGAAATCAATTCTCATAAAGTCTCAAACTTTGTATCCAATTTAATTAGTTACACACATTTAGCTAATCAATTCGAAATAAGGAGATAAAACTTTTAAGAAAAGGGGGGGCGGGAGTTACGAGGGAAAGTGCAAGTGTTCAAGGAAGCGAAAGGAGGGGTGGTTAATCGATTGGAACAACACTGCCGCCAAAAACCGGTTGCGACGAAGGAGGCGCAACCAATGCCGCCGATAGCAAATGGGATTCGGTTGCGCACTGCGCCGACGTTGATCAACGAGACATTAAAGGGTTTTAGAACACACCACGACATTTTCTCTTGTTTGTCTCGTCTCTCGAGACTGTTATTATTTGTGCTATTCGGAAAGAAGctgtcatctttttttttatttgtttgtaaatgtgATAGAGgtaatttgtttaaatatattttatttaaaaatatattaaaataatattttaaaaaaaattatttttaaaattaacatgttaaaacaatacaaaatacaatttaaaataaaacaaatcaatttttttctcaaatatggtgtatttaataatatgatagtgATTtcggtttaaagtatttttttttataaatatattaaaataatatttttttatttttaaaaaattatttttaatatagctatcagatttaaaatataaaaaaattattttaaaaaaattattttttaaaaaaattaaaaatatataattttaaccaCGTTAACAAACATtcatgagtttttgttttttaggtagcttttgtgattgtgatttaaaaaaatttaaaaatgcgGTTAGTTGTGGTTAGTTAGATTTAGATacgtgttttataaaaattgtggttgaagtttatgtgtaacaaaaaacaagtataaaatatttggtgGAAGTGTAGTTgtagttacttttcaaagtgttttttatttgaaaatgcatcaaaataatatttttttatttttaaaaaattatttttgatatcaacgcatcaaaatgatctgaaaacaccaaaaatatatcaatttgaagtaaagaaaaaaataaataataaataatttttttcaaaaatgcttttgaaacgcaaaaataaacagaattttataaaactcagttaaaaaagcatataaaaactacatttcaaacttaattttttagcaGACCCTGTAATACAAAATGCAGTTTAATTTGTTACCAAATatcttattgtatttatttcatcacaaatacAAAAACCGGTGAAAAACAAATGTAATCAAAGTAGAAAatgcttttatttgttttcttagcatattttttttaaaatagatcacatcatattatatatataattaaatttaattatactatttaaaatactaataaaaataaattggattaccaatcttaattattttttattaattcaaaaatcatttaaaaaatattttttttgttacaggaaacttaatatttatttaaaataacataaaatataatcattttaaaatagtaaatgactaatataattttaacaatattaataattcataaaaatactataattcTTAGTTCTAATATAATTCAAAAGATATCACtgtacaaaataaattatcaataattacataaataaatttataaaaattacataaattttaattttaattttaattttcatacttAACTTAAATTCCTCAACAACATAATATCAACCCTCTTCTTTACAAACCATTCAAAGCGTAGCTATTTAAGTATCCAAAAGAATATTCCAATAAGATATAATGATTTTCAATGGGAGTGTGATTATAATATCTCCAATACCCATTTTATGCAGAGGggatcgagagagagagagagagagagagagagagagagagagaggcgttGCATAACAGTACGCAAGACCTAACAGAGTTCAGTGAGGACATTGGCTTCAAGGCTCAGGAAAGTCACAGCCTGAGGACTACTCCTTTGTAGTTGAATTCTCTTGTTGTCTTGCACTGAGATTCACAGCTTCAATACTTAATCTTTCCTTTCCGATCCAATCCAGTAAAACTTCGAACTCTTTCAATCCATGATGTCTTGATCTTTACATGAAAGAGTGTTGTTCACATTAAGTAATAAGGGAACGAGGCCATTAGTATGAAGAGAGGAGAAGGGTGAATTCATGCTTGTTCATTCATTCGTTACCCTTCTCTAGTGGTGGTGAGATTCCAAAGTTCAGGAGTAAGGGTGAGAGCTgcataattttcataaatacaaAGGCTCTACCAACATGAACAAGATCATATCTGTATGAACATAACAGTACATTTGAACAACCTGATTAAGTACTGAAATTGGAAGATTGCCCAAGCTGCGGAAGATTGAGAATAATCCTGAGGAGTTTCCAGCCATGCATGGAAACGTGACTACTGTCCATGATAATGTAGACGGCGAGCTGTTGCATTTAATGAGAGATGTTTATTCTGATAAAATGGCGAAAGGCAACATTATGGGCCTCTCGCATGCAATATTTCATCCTGGTCTTGTTCCAAATTTGAACGTAGCTTGGCCAGTTCAATGACTCTATGTCTGAAGGCTTCACTCTTTATTAAATTGGCCATCAACTATTTATCATTGTTTTCTGAGGAGAAATGCAACACCCTGTAACTTGAACACTCTATTTCTACTGGGATAACAGTCTCAGTTCCATATGTTAGGAGAAAAAGGTGAAGTTTTCAAGGTGATTTTGTAAACCCATAAAATTTTATCAAGCAACTAAGCCCACTCTTCTTTAGcttcttctattttcttcttcaaactaTTCAATAATAGTTTGTTTGTGAGCTCTACTAAtccatttgtttgtttataGGTGTGTGACCGAGGAGAACTTGTACTCAATGTTGAGCCTCTAACATTGTTCCTGCAtctttttattgtcaaattagGTGTGTTATGGGCACCCGGGGATGCCCAGATTTGAAAATGACattcttcaataaaaatgatgaaaccaCCTTAGAAATGGTTATTTCTGTAAAGGTTTCTGCTTCCACCCACTTTACAAGGTAGTCAACAACCATTAAAATGGACTATTTTCTTCTTGAATTCTTAAGAAAGGGACTTAAAATGTCCATTCCCCACTGGAAGAAAGGCCACGAAGAAAGGATGATGGTTAACTCTACGGATGGATGACGTCGAGGAACTGGTGTGAAAAGATTGGgtggctatatatatatcttcactCCCCAGGGCTAGCTAGGTTGTTCAGCCAAagccttttatatataaaagaagtaaGTCAATTTTGGAGGCTAAAGTTTATGTCTACATAAGATTACAAACTTTTCTCAAACTTTCATTTCCTACTTTGATAGGTTGATTGACGCATTACAGAAGGAAATGCTTATCATTTGATGAGAAATCTTGAATCATATCTTCTGAAACACAGGCAACTGGATAAATCTCGGTGGCCcctttattattaaaaacaattattattaaatactgAATTAAGATCCTTGGATTTAAGCTTGTCTCAGGGAGCTTGAACTATCtagatgataatatttttgttaatgtcTGTCGTTgttcaactctttttttctttacaaagaaaGTACTGACTCTGCGTATCTATCAAATCTAGTCTGGTCAGGTAAATTAACTCCATAAGCTTATAAATCGAAAGTTGGTCtggattgaattttaatttaaatcagttTTGATTAGGTATatatcaaagatttttttttaaaaaaaagttgtagtTAATAAATGATAGAATTGAGTTGAACTAATGACGCGTAAGTTAACGTGAGAATCCAGCACCTCAACTGGGTCAAATACTGGCGAGACAAATAGACGCCAGGTGAGCTACAAATTCCTTGACTAGGGGTTTCTCGTTCAATTGCATGCATACATGCACAGTGGCCTGTGGTGGAAAGGCTTCACTTGCTAAGAGTGCTCTATTTGTCTTGATAATAGAGGCCACCTTGGCTGTGTCAGCAGTGAAACAAAGCAAGGGGGGCCAATAGCCGGACTGCGAGAAggaaatgtcaaaaaccaggTGCTACAGGATACTGGATAGTGCTTCTGTGGGCTGGAAACGAGGATATTTTGAGACAATGAGATTTGGGAAATATGGACATTCTGATAAAGTAGTGTAAGGGCCAAGTGGTTCTTTAATTCCATTAATGAGCAGCAAGCATTGGCTGGCTAGATTACTTGCATGGTATTTTGTGCTCATCCAAGAAAAACCATGGACTTGTTCTTTGAAATTCAATGAATTGAATCTTGCATTAACATTTTGCAATTTTTGTGTTCCATCTTAATGCTGTGTCCACAAAAATAAGACGACATCACTACACTCTCAAACTCCTCTAGTCCACGAACATGTCAACAACAGTTCCACGTCAGTTTGTGCCTAGTGGATCTGGAAACAAGACATCTTCCAGCTTGAAAAGACTGATGTCTCTTAGCATTAAGGAGCAGCAAGCCATGGCTATAGGTAGATTACTTGCATTGTATTTTGTGCTTATCCAAGAAAAACCGTTGACCTCTTCTTTGAGATTCAACACCGCAGGAATTGGATTAATTtcgctttaatatttttagattactGTGTTCCATCTgaataatgaaatataaaacTATCGTCAAACCCAATCTTGATACTTGGTGCATAATGGGGATCTGAACCTGGGCATCAACTCCGGGACTTGTCTTATAAGTCCTTAAAAACTAGGCCATTACCTCACTGGATGAATGAAAACAATTggcattttgtttatttaacttaatATTTGAGATTAGAGTACATTTGATTTGGGTTTGGGATTCCTTATCATGCAAGAAAGGCTGCTATCCTAGGGCTCCACGGCACTTGATTTAGTTGGCTGCCATTAAATTTCAACTGCAAATGTCTTGCAGAATAAGTACAGCCACAGAAAGTATTTTCAATATGCCATCTAATGGAGATATAATCCCACCAGGAAAAGTTCATGTTAATGAAGAGAATCAATTACGGGAAGCTAATGGAGATGGCAAACTTGAAGCCCAGAAAAGGCCTAAGCCATTTAAGAGCATTTACAGCTGATTTAAAAGCATAAGTTTAATTGCAGAAGTGGgctaacattatttttttaagtatctcTCTAATTACATCAAATGAATATTTCTTTGACCAATTAATATAGAAAACAGAAAATCCCACACATGATTTTAGATATGAAATCCATatgagaaaattataatttcaatgaACAAAAGTGGGAAAGGGGAATGACAAATGACAGGTCTGAGAATTTTCGAGCTTTTCCTAATAGGGTGTTTGCCAACTTTATTAGCCAGGTTCTTAGAGGACTCTACAAGTTGCAGACATAGCATCAAATCATTAAACCATTAAGTGAAATAAACTTCAACATATACAGGAAGATGGATGAGACAATTACAAAGAGATGTTACTTTGAAGACTTTGGTTTGGCATGAAGCAAGTAGTTTTAGGTTTGTATCAACTGAGTGAGCATAGTATTTCCAATGCCCAAATGAGGCGGGTTAAAAGTATTAGCACAAAGAAAGGAGAGAAGATACTCCTTGTCAGGAAGTATATCCAGGTAACAAGCCCACGGATCAACACATGGATGGCAGAAGAAAATATTCACGCTGCACGTAGTCTCTGAATAAATCCCTAAACTCCCTTTCAATCTgcaaaaaaagtaagaaaatttGTTACCTGAACCAACCATTTCAGTAATGGAAGCCTGcgcataaattttcaaaaaataaaatgaagagagAAAATTGCATTTCTAACCTCAGCAGGCAAGTATCTTCATCTAAGGGGATTCTGCTGTTGGAGATTCTGATGGGAACTCGCTGCTGCCTCCCTAGCATCAATCATCATCGCAATGACCTCTCTCATTGTTGGCCTATTAAGTGGAGATGTGCTGGTGCAGAATAATGCAATCTTGAGAACTAAAGACATCTCCTCTATGGTGCTTTTCTGACTCAAGTCTAACCTGCTGTCAAATATCTCAGATGTTGGCCCTGGATCCTGAATTGATCTTCTAACCCAAGTAACCAGGTCCCCTCCTTGCTCTAGACATTGAACAGGCGGTTTCCCGGTGATTAGTTCCAGTAGAACTACTCCAAAGCTATAGATGTCACATTTCTCAGTCACCTTCAATGTGTAAGCATATTCTGCAcatgaaaatcaattaaaagttaCAGTTTGTTACATGATGGAATTTGAATATTTAAGCACAATCAAGATGGGCAAAAGTTGGGCTCCTTTTGTTCGAATGACAGGCATACCTGGGGCAATGTAACCATATGAACCTGCAACAGCAGACATGGATTTGGAGTGGGGAAAATCAATCAACTTCGCCAAGCCGAAGTCCCCTACATGAGCCTGAAGTAATTCATCCAACAAAATATTGTTCGACTTTATATCACGGTGGATGATTCTAGGCTTACAATCATAATGTAGATAGCATAAACCCTCAGCTGCTCCAAGACCAATTTTATATCTAGCATTCCAGTCCAGTGAACATGTTCGGACACTTCCATGAAGTTGCTCTCCGAGGCTCCCATTTGGCATGTATTCGTATAGAAGGATATTGTAGTCCTGATGGTAGCAGAATCCAAAGAGCTTAACAATATTACGGTGTCTAATCTTTCCGAGGGTCAATATCTCAGCACGGAAGCTATTGTCAGAACTAGCTCCTGCACCGCTAGACTTCAGCTTTTTTACGGCAATTACCTCCCCATCAGCCATAACAGCCCTGTACACTGTGCCACAGGCTCCCCTTCCTATAACTGCATCTTCCGAAAAATTTCCAGTGGCCACCAAAAGGTCATTATACGAGAACCCTTCTTTAGGAAAATAATAGTTGTCTTCGACATCAGGCCTTGTTGCGTCTTCAAGTGAAACAAAAGCAGGTTGGCGACGCATCATAGCCCTACAGATTCCCACTATGAAAAACAGAGAAACTAACCCGATAGCTCCAGAAATAATGGTCACTAATTTAGCTCTGGATGAACTCTCCTTGATCCAGTTTTTGTTAGGAGTAGGAGATGGGATCATAGAATGACAATGGTAAGAACCTGATTTGCACAAGCCATTGTTGCCTGCAAAATTTGTTGAGTCCATTTTTTGAAATGCGGGAGTATTTGGCACTGCTCCTTCCAGGTTATTGTTAGAAAGATTGCAGACTAGAAGGCTCAGCAGCTCACCAATAGACGCAGGAATCTCACCGACGAGTTGATTGTCGTTCAAGTAGAGTGATTCTAGCATCTGCAGTTTCCCCAAGTCTTTGGGAATTGTACCAGAAAGGCGATTGTGGCTAATGTTGAGAGCAATCTGGAGAGTGGTAAGTTGACCAAGCTCAACAGGTATGGCACCAGAAAAAAGATTTCCTCCCATTTGCAACTCAGTAAGTCTGTCTAGACTGCCTAAGGTGCTTGGGATTTCTCCAGTAATTCTGTTGTCTGAAAGCTTCAGGAGTTCCAGGTTCACCAGCCAGCCAATTTCCTCCGGGAGAGAGCCTGTGAATTGGTTCCGACTGAGATCAAGCCTCTGAAGTTTTATGCAATTTCCCAAGTCA from the Populus nigra chromosome 9, ddPopNigr1.1, whole genome shotgun sequence genome contains:
- the LOC133702843 gene encoding reactive Intermediate Deaminase A, chloroplastic-like isoform X1; translated protein: MSWCVLKPFNVSLINVGAVRNRIPFAIGGIGCASFVATGFWRQCCSNRLTTPPFASLNTCTFPPQKEAVKTDKAPAALGPYSQAIKSNNLVFVSGVLGLIPETGKFVSQDVEDQTEQVLKNMGEILKASGSDHSLVVKTTIMLADLKDFKKVNDIYANYFPAPFPARSTYQVAALPLDAKIEIECIAELPQKVEPQPVSHT
- the LOC133702843 gene encoding reactive Intermediate Deaminase A, chloroplastic-like isoform X2 — encoded protein: MSWCVLKPFNVSLINVGAVRNRIPFAIGGIGCASFVATGFWRQCCSNRLTTPPFASLNTCTFPPQKEAVKTDKAPAALGPYSQAIKSNNLVFVSGVLGLIPETGKFVSQDVEDQTEQNICTGMLWNIEPFTLFVSQITMSTRHWTCQQQENENIVYHSANTSLHHFLLAQLIR